A stretch of Candidatus Sphingomonas phytovorans DNA encodes these proteins:
- a CDS encoding MFS transporter, which translates to MALPVMPGSRGLPMLLGYSCVHVGKSLLWAGEDALTLYIMVRFLALPPALAGAIFLASALWNALCDGLIGAALHRSAWLRRRMPLLSVPAILASALGFAVLPLAAQHSAWWVAGLLLLFRTGFSLADVPHNGLTRLLAGDGQHLRAARIRAIGSAGAALVIGLVCVAMLNPSDNARSTVALLAGGIALAALVLMAPLPFLLAADRESRDKLSIDERAGPFGNHALWIYCGATMLGLAGLGATGKALLHLDFVARGIGPAALLLATTGRLGSIWIWSPVALRIGNRTALGLAYVASSAAALLLPWLAGAAGLSVVFLLILFGVAGGGVALLSWAVLTETIDRRLPADRPGFTAAFGMFTMCMKVALGLAAVLVGGWLWASDASVNADPAKFWSLGLLVALACGLAGGIITLSKTARRRPSRSLAPAAGQSTRASVPASQLPSHATKPARSAAS; encoded by the coding sequence ATGGCCTTGCCCGTTATGCCCGGTTCACGCGGCTTGCCGATGCTGCTCGGCTATAGCTGCGTCCATGTCGGCAAGAGCTTGCTCTGGGCCGGCGAAGATGCGCTCACCCTCTACATCATGGTGCGTTTCCTCGCATTGCCACCGGCGCTGGCGGGGGCGATCTTCCTCGCCAGTGCCCTGTGGAACGCGCTCTGCGACGGGCTGATCGGGGCAGCCCTGCACCGGTCGGCATGGCTGCGACGCCGGATGCCGCTGCTGTCGGTGCCCGCGATCCTGGCCAGCGCACTGGGTTTCGCGGTGCTGCCGCTGGCGGCGCAGCACTCGGCCTGGTGGGTGGCGGGATTGCTCCTGCTGTTCAGGACCGGCTTCAGCCTCGCCGACGTGCCGCATAACGGCCTCACCCGCCTGCTCGCGGGGGACGGACAGCATCTGCGGGCGGCACGGATCCGGGCGATCGGTTCGGCTGGCGCAGCCCTCGTCATCGGGTTGGTATGCGTCGCCATGCTCAACCCGAGCGACAATGCCCGATCCACGGTGGCTCTGCTTGCCGGCGGGATCGCGCTCGCCGCGCTCGTCCTGATGGCACCCCTGCCCTTCCTGCTCGCGGCCGACCGCGAAAGCCGCGACAAGCTGTCGATCGACGAAAGAGCAGGCCCCTTCGGCAATCATGCGCTCTGGATCTATTGCGGCGCCACGATGCTTGGGCTGGCCGGATTGGGTGCGACCGGAAAGGCGTTGCTCCATCTCGATTTCGTCGCCCGTGGGATCGGCCCCGCGGCCCTTCTCCTCGCAACGACGGGGCGGCTCGGCTCGATCTGGATCTGGTCGCCGGTGGCGCTGCGGATCGGCAATCGTACGGCACTGGGCCTGGCGTATGTCGCAAGCAGCGCAGCGGCGTTGCTCCTGCCCTGGCTTGCCGGTGCTGCCGGCCTTAGCGTGGTGTTCCTGCTGATACTGTTCGGAGTAGCCGGCGGCGGCGTCGCCTTGTTGAGCTGGGCAGTGCTGACCGAAACGATCGACCGCCGCCTTCCCGCCGACAGACCCGGCTTCACCGCCGCATTCGGTATGTTCACCATGTGCATGAAGGTCGCGCTTGGCCTCGCGGCCGTCCTGGTGGGTGGCTGGCTTTGGGCCAGCGACGCTAGCGTCAACGCCGATCCGGCCAAATTCTGGTCGCTCGGCCTCCTGGTCGCCCTTGCCTGCGGGCTTGCCGGCGGGATCATCACCTTGTCGAAAACCGCGAGGCGGCGACCTTCGCGTTCATTGGCGCCAGCGGCGGGACAGTCAACGCGGGCGTCGGTTCCCGCGTCTCAGCTACCGTCGCACGCC
- a CDS encoding Ca2+-dependent phosphoinositide-specific phospholipase C translates to MISRSLRLASVLATATIALTAAAAGQQKPEASEIPESTPINRIQVVGTHNSYSAGVDPRVLALLDQRLPSMGKLLTAMPADKRAEFQVAHPNDVTFSEALSYRHPSLTEQLDLGVRGLEIDVNADPDGGAYADPAAYRLLRAQGITDLLPFDPAPMKAPGIKVLHMADIDFRSHCPTFRGCLAEIKAWSDAHPRHVPIFVMIEAKVQSMPILPGSSKVPPFTAATYDEIDRTILDVIGRASLVTPDDVRGNYPTLEQAVLAGHWSTLGQARGKIIFQLITATGHDGASDYLAGHPGLKGRLAFLDSQPGQPYAAFILDDNALARGAQISDEVRKGYLVRSRSDIETYEAKVNDMTRANATFASGAQVVSTDFEKAGNAYGTPYVIRLPGGSVARVAPAVK, encoded by the coding sequence ATGATCAGCCGTTCCCTACGCCTCGCCTCCGTGCTGGCGACCGCCACCATTGCCCTCACCGCCGCTGCCGCCGGACAGCAAAAACCCGAGGCGAGCGAGATACCCGAATCGACCCCGATCAACCGAATCCAGGTGGTCGGGACCCACAACAGCTATTCGGCCGGGGTCGATCCGCGCGTGCTCGCGCTGCTCGATCAGCGACTGCCCTCGATGGGCAAGCTGCTGACCGCGATGCCGGCGGACAAGCGCGCTGAGTTCCAGGTCGCGCATCCCAACGACGTGACTTTCTCGGAAGCGCTGAGCTATCGCCATCCGAGCCTGACCGAGCAGCTCGACCTCGGCGTGCGTGGACTCGAGATCGACGTCAACGCCGATCCCGATGGTGGCGCCTATGCCGATCCCGCCGCCTATCGCTTGCTCCGCGCACAGGGCATCACCGATCTGCTGCCGTTCGATCCCGCGCCGATGAAAGCGCCGGGAATCAAGGTGCTTCACATGGCGGATATCGACTTCCGCAGCCACTGCCCGACCTTTCGCGGCTGCCTGGCCGAGATCAAGGCCTGGTCGGACGCCCATCCCCGCCATGTCCCGATTTTCGTGATGATCGAGGCCAAGGTGCAGTCGATGCCGATCCTGCCCGGATCGTCCAAGGTGCCGCCCTTCACTGCCGCGACCTATGACGAGATCGATCGCACCATCCTCGACGTGATCGGCCGCGCCAGCCTGGTCACGCCGGACGATGTGCGTGGGAACTATCCTACGCTGGAACAGGCTGTGCTGGCGGGTCATTGGTCGACGCTGGGCCAGGCACGGGGCAAGATCATCTTCCAGCTGATCACCGCGACCGGGCATGATGGCGCGTCCGACTATCTGGCCGGGCATCCAGGGCTGAAAGGCCGGCTCGCCTTTCTCGATTCGCAACCGGGCCAGCCCTATGCCGCCTTCATCCTCGACGACAATGCGCTCGCGCGGGGTGCCCAGATCAGCGACGAGGTCCGCAAGGGCTATCTTGTGCGGTCGCGCTCGGACATCGAGACCTATGAGGCCAAGGTCAACGACATGACCCGCGCCAACGCCACCTTCGCCAGCGGCGCGCAGGTCGTGTCGACCGATTTCGAGAAGGCCGGAAACGCCTATGGTACGCCTTATGTCATCCGCTTGCCCGGCGGGAGCGTCGCGCGCGTGGCGCCGGCGGTGAAATAA
- a CDS encoding TonB-dependent receptor — translation MTESRATVRLFCTAASGAFLVAMLSPGIASAETTADASVPALADAAATPAEETDALPDIVVTAQRRSENSQRVPVAIQTITGDAITNAGYTSVTDLQYLTPGLQYDPTQGAAFQIRGVGTTSFDFSNAKSVSVVVDDVVMDGQRANGLIGMVDIAHVDMLMGPQGTLFGKNATSGVISVATTQPQLGVTSFRGSASYGQYNDRIINATVNLPLGEMAALRVSAFDQGQDGFGRNVTLNRLVGSTHEYGGRARLFLQPSDGFDVTVSGDYAHHWDSSVRTPVSGQPAAVTAILNSLGVYPGPRSADTADSQFGEIETEEWGASVRVHAKIGSHDLTSISAYRSTLYNNNTPADLTPIDKYAYIPYNYGHLYTDKISQEIHLASPEGGLITYLLGGFYNRLEATQTQLQWATLGAPVFTNGVPIKTLYALTGAIGKSGNTSLFKSVNETGAVFGQVQLNLSKQFRIALGGRYTHDNNSQSLSYIYTDPAPITGFTPNFVATSAAPVYPFGRVKGDNFSFRVSPQFQIAPEALIYGTFTTGYKPAGIAFVGNNYDPYLPETVKAWEFGLKSEWFGRRLRFNIDIFRSDFTNFQATILTKVPDGGGGFLLATAIGNAGGLRSQGVEASIALKPSRSLSLSASGTYTDAHFTDYVYNATTNYTNTRLPNSPEWSATAAADYDRAISSDLRVRAHADYAYRSSYWTVVGQPSYSFVPGYGLANTRLSFASDKNGIEVGVYARNLFDTYFSTGWQIYGAIGLLHYTSPAARRTVGGFVNVKF, via the coding sequence GTGACCGAGTCCAGGGCGACCGTACGATTGTTTTGCACGGCGGCGTCGGGCGCGTTTCTCGTCGCGATGCTGTCACCCGGCATTGCGAGCGCGGAAACCACGGCGGACGCTTCCGTCCCAGCGCTGGCCGATGCCGCCGCAACCCCGGCCGAAGAGACTGATGCGCTGCCCGACATCGTCGTCACTGCCCAGCGCCGCAGCGAGAACAGCCAGCGCGTGCCCGTCGCGATCCAGACGATCACCGGCGACGCGATCACCAACGCCGGCTACACCTCGGTGACCGATCTCCAATATCTGACCCCGGGCCTGCAATATGACCCGACTCAGGGCGCAGCGTTCCAGATTCGCGGCGTCGGCACCACCTCGTTCGACTTCTCCAACGCCAAGTCGGTCAGCGTCGTGGTCGACGATGTGGTGATGGACGGACAGCGGGCCAACGGCCTGATCGGCATGGTCGATATCGCCCACGTGGACATGCTGATGGGCCCGCAGGGCACGCTGTTCGGCAAGAATGCGACCTCGGGCGTGATCTCGGTCGCGACCACCCAGCCGCAACTCGGCGTCACGTCGTTCCGCGGCAGCGCAAGCTATGGCCAGTATAACGACCGGATCATCAACGCGACGGTCAACCTGCCGCTGGGCGAGATGGCGGCATTGCGCGTCTCGGCGTTCGATCAGGGCCAGGACGGCTTCGGCCGCAACGTCACGCTCAACCGGCTGGTCGGCTCGACCCATGAATATGGCGGGCGGGCGCGGCTGTTCCTTCAGCCCAGCGATGGTTTCGACGTGACCGTGTCGGGCGACTATGCGCATCATTGGGACAGCAGCGTCCGCACCCCCGTGTCGGGCCAGCCCGCCGCCGTCACTGCGATCCTGAATTCGCTTGGCGTCTATCCCGGGCCGCGCAGCGCCGATACCGCGGACAGCCAGTTCGGTGAGATCGAGACCGAGGAATGGGGCGCATCGGTGCGGGTCCATGCGAAGATCGGCAGCCACGACCTCACCTCGATCAGCGCCTATCGCTCCACCCTCTACAACAACAACACGCCCGCCGACCTGACTCCGATCGATAAATATGCCTATATTCCGTATAATTACGGCCATCTCTACACGGACAAGATTAGCCAGGAGATTCATCTCGCCTCGCCCGAGGGTGGGCTGATCACCTATCTGCTCGGTGGCTTCTACAACCGGCTCGAAGCGACCCAGACCCAGCTGCAATGGGCGACGCTTGGGGCGCCCGTTTTCACCAACGGCGTACCGATCAAGACGCTCTATGCCCTCACCGGCGCGATCGGGAAGAGTGGGAACACCTCGCTGTTCAAGTCAGTGAACGAGACCGGTGCGGTGTTCGGCCAGGTGCAGCTCAATCTGTCGAAACAGTTCCGGATCGCGCTGGGCGGACGCTACACCCACGACAATAACTCGCAGAGCCTGTCGTACATCTATACCGATCCGGCACCGATCACGGGCTTCACCCCCAATTTCGTCGCGACCAGCGCGGCGCCGGTCTATCCGTTCGGCCGGGTGAAGGGCGACAATTTCTCGTTCCGTGTCTCGCCCCAATTCCAGATCGCGCCCGAAGCGTTGATCTACGGCACCTTCACGACCGGCTACAAACCAGCCGGGATCGCTTTTGTCGGCAACAATTATGATCCGTATCTGCCGGAAACGGTGAAGGCCTGGGAATTCGGCCTCAAGTCCGAATGGTTCGGACGCCGGCTGCGGTTCAACATCGACATCTTCCGGTCGGACTTCACCAACTTCCAGGCGACCATCCTCACCAAGGTGCCGGATGGCGGCGGCGGCTTCCTCCTCGCCACCGCGATCGGCAATGCTGGCGGCCTGCGCAGCCAGGGCGTCGAGGCGTCAATCGCGCTCAAGCCGAGCCGGTCGCTCTCCCTGAGCGCGTCAGGTACCTACACCGACGCCCACTTCACCGACTATGTCTATAACGCGACCACCAACTACACGAACACGCGACTGCCCAACTCGCCCGAATGGTCGGCGACAGCGGCGGCCGATTACGACCGGGCGATCTCGTCCGACCTGCGTGTCCGCGCCCACGCCGATTATGCCTATCGCAGCAGTTATTGGACTGTGGTGGGCCAGCCATCCTACTCGTTCGTGCCTGGCTACGGCCTGGCCAATACGCGCCTGAGCTTCGCCAGTGACAAGAACGGGATCGAAGTGGGCGTCTACGCCCGCAACCTGTTCGACACCTATTTCTCGACCGGCTGGCAGATCTACGGCGCGATCGGGCTGCTCCACTACACCTCGCCCGCCGCGCGGCGGACCGTGGGTGGATTCGTCAACGTCAAATTCTGA
- a CDS encoding glycosyltransferase family 39 protein: protein MTAESQPRPYRAAAIIGLLAQLLFSFRLTTPHKLVFDETHYVAAARVLMTLSGPSNIEHPLLGKELIALGMMIFGDNSLGWRIMSTFAATAVVLGIFAILWMLFGRVRTATIGALFVLLNITVFIQARIGMLDGFMAAFVVTGIAALLWAMRAPPGKTWRRWLLGAVLLGLGVAAKWAAAPYIAYAAVAFVAIRLRDGHARKRSIYAALNPGNQTYWPGLPVVPAILALGVVSVSVYSLTFLPAFYYAHFPLTADTFVKFQMQMYASQTQVLPPHTYQSNWPTWPLMIRPIWYLYEPVDGAMRGIFFVGNPAILWGGLIAVAACLYAWLRDGSARMLAVAGLWIASYAIWIVIPKSIGFFYYYYLSSIFLALPLAAAFHHFGTGRYARWDVRFLALAFCLFAYFYPIISAMPLSDPQNFRYWMWFPTWP from the coding sequence ATGACCGCCGAGTCGCAGCCCCGCCCGTACCGCGCCGCCGCGATCATCGGCCTTCTCGCCCAATTGCTGTTCAGCTTCCGACTCACCACGCCGCACAAGCTGGTGTTCGACGAGACGCACTATGTCGCCGCCGCCAGGGTGCTGATGACGTTGAGCGGGCCATCGAACATCGAGCATCCCCTGCTTGGCAAGGAACTGATCGCGCTCGGCATGATGATCTTCGGCGACAACAGCCTTGGCTGGCGCATCATGTCGACCTTCGCCGCCACCGCGGTGGTACTTGGCATCTTCGCGATCCTGTGGATGCTGTTCGGCCGGGTGCGGACCGCGACGATCGGTGCGCTGTTCGTTTTGCTCAACATCACGGTATTCATCCAGGCGCGGATCGGCATGCTCGACGGCTTCATGGCCGCGTTCGTCGTCACGGGCATTGCCGCGCTGCTCTGGGCGATGCGCGCGCCGCCCGGCAAGACCTGGCGACGCTGGCTGCTGGGCGCCGTGCTGCTCGGCCTGGGGGTTGCGGCAAAATGGGCCGCGGCGCCGTACATCGCCTATGCAGCGGTCGCCTTCGTCGCGATCAGGCTGCGCGACGGGCATGCGCGCAAGCGATCGATCTATGCAGCACTCAACCCGGGCAACCAGACCTACTGGCCCGGCCTTCCCGTGGTACCGGCCATCCTCGCACTCGGCGTGGTGAGCGTTTCCGTCTACAGCCTGACCTTCCTGCCAGCCTTCTACTATGCGCATTTTCCGTTGACGGCGGACACCTTCGTCAAGTTCCAGATGCAGATGTACGCATCGCAGACCCAGGTCCTGCCGCCGCATACCTATCAGTCGAACTGGCCGACCTGGCCGTTGATGATCCGCCCGATCTGGTACCTGTACGAACCGGTCGATGGCGCGATGCGCGGCATTTTCTTCGTGGGCAACCCCGCGATCCTCTGGGGCGGGCTGATCGCGGTAGCGGCGTGCCTTTACGCCTGGCTACGTGACGGATCGGCCCGGATGCTGGCGGTCGCGGGGCTGTGGATCGCCTCCTATGCGATATGGATCGTGATCCCGAAGTCGATCGGCTTCTTCTATTATTACTATTTGTCGAGCATCTTCCTCGCACTGCCACTGGCTGCAGCGTTCCATCATTTCGGCACAGGCAGGTACGCGCGCTGGGACGTGCGATTCCTCGCACTGGCCTTTTGCCTGTTCGCCTATTTCTACCCGATCATCTCCGCGATGCCGTTGAGCGATCCACAAAATTTCAGATATTGGATGTGGTTTCCGACCTGGCCGTGA
- a CDS encoding aminotransferase class I/II-fold pyridoxal phosphate-dependent enzyme, translating into MKRRTGQDRSITSHWRPATQAVRGGTARSEWGETSEALFLTSGYAYDCAGDAAARFAGEQVGMTYSRLQNPTVQMLEERIALLEGAEACRSMATGMAAMTAVLLCQLQTGDHIVAGRAAFGSCRWLTDTLLPKFGIGVTIVDARDPQQFADAIRPETKLFFFETPANPTMDVVDLKAVCDIARKNGILSVVDNAFATPALQRPLEFGADVTAYSATKMMDGQGRVLAGAVCGTEDFINNTLLPFTRNTGPTLSAFNAWVVLKGLETLDLRIRRQSENSLKVGAFLETRVPRILHPGLPSHPQHNLAMTQMDACGPIFAFEVEDRKQAHGLLDALTLVDISNNIGDSRSLMTHPASTTHSGVAEDKRLEMGVSEGMLRLNVGLEDAQDVIDDLDGALRTVGL; encoded by the coding sequence ATGAAACGCCGTACCGGACAAGACCGCTCGATCACCAGCCACTGGCGCCCCGCAACGCAAGCCGTGCGCGGTGGCACCGCGCGCTCCGAATGGGGCGAGACGTCGGAAGCGCTCTTCCTGACCTCGGGCTATGCCTATGATTGCGCGGGCGACGCTGCAGCGCGCTTCGCGGGCGAGCAGGTCGGGATGACCTATTCCCGCCTGCAGAATCCGACGGTGCAGATGCTCGAGGAGCGCATTGCGCTGCTTGAAGGTGCCGAAGCGTGCCGTTCGATGGCGACCGGCATGGCGGCGATGACGGCGGTGCTGCTCTGTCAGCTCCAGACTGGCGACCATATCGTCGCGGGCCGCGCCGCCTTTGGCTCGTGCCGCTGGCTTACCGATACGCTGCTGCCCAAATTCGGCATCGGCGTGACCATCGTCGATGCGCGCGATCCGCAGCAATTCGCTGATGCGATCCGGCCTGAGACGAAGCTGTTCTTCTTTGAAACGCCCGCTAACCCGACGATGGACGTGGTCGACCTGAAGGCAGTCTGCGACATTGCCCGCAAGAACGGCATCCTCAGCGTCGTCGACAATGCCTTCGCCACGCCCGCGTTGCAGCGGCCGCTGGAGTTCGGCGCTGACGTGACCGCCTATTCAGCCACCAAGATGATGGACGGGCAGGGCAGGGTGCTTGCCGGTGCCGTGTGCGGAACCGAAGATTTCATCAACAACACGCTGTTGCCCTTCACCCGCAACACCGGGCCGACGCTCAGTGCGTTCAACGCCTGGGTGGTGCTCAAGGGCCTGGAGACGCTCGACCTGCGTATCCGCCGCCAGAGCGAGAACAGCCTGAAGGTCGGCGCCTTCCTTGAGACGCGCGTGCCACGCATCCTCCATCCCGGCTTGCCCAGTCATCCGCAGCACAATCTCGCCATGACGCAGATGGATGCGTGCGGCCCGATCTTCGCCTTCGAGGTCGAGGACCGGAAGCAGGCGCATGGCCTGCTCGATGCGCTCACCCTGGTGGATATCTCGAACAATATCGGCGATTCGCGGTCGCTGATGACTCATCCTGCCTCCACCACCCATTCGGGCGTGGCCGAGGATAAGAGGCTTGAGATGGGCGTCAGCGAAGGCATGCTTCGCCTCAATGTCGGCCTGGAGGATGCGCAGGACGTGATCGACGATCTCGATGGCGCACTCCGGACGGTAGGGCTGTGA
- the apaG gene encoding Co2+/Mg2+ efflux protein ApaG: MKALFPNVAETRGVIVRVSVSYLPEQSEPGRGRWFWAYHVRLENEGPMAVQLLTRHWIITDGRGARHTVEGEGVVGEQPLIAPGGSFDYVSGCPLATPTGSMKGTYHMLGEDGSAFDVDIPKFALLAPAVGA; encoded by the coding sequence GTGAAGGCGCTTTTCCCCAATGTGGCGGAAACGCGCGGCGTCATCGTGCGCGTCTCGGTCAGCTACCTTCCCGAACAGTCGGAGCCGGGACGCGGGCGCTGGTTCTGGGCCTATCATGTCCGGCTCGAGAATGAGGGGCCGATGGCGGTGCAATTGCTCACCCGTCACTGGATCATCACTGACGGTCGCGGCGCGCGCCACACCGTCGAGGGCGAGGGCGTCGTCGGCGAACAGCCGCTGATCGCGCCGGGCGGCAGCTTCGACTATGTCTCCGGCTGCCCGCTCGCGACCCCGACGGGCAGCATGAAGGGCACCTATCACATGCTCGGCGAGGACGGTTCGGCCTTCGACGTCGATATCCCCAAATTCGCGCTGCTCGCGCCGGCGGTGGGCGCATGA
- a CDS encoding LysR family transcriptional regulator has translation MKRTHLPLNGLRVLDAAARHLSFTRAADELAVTPAAVGQQIRALEDTLGVVLFRRTTKGLELTPEGEAGLAALRHGFLQFEEAVRAMQAGQTSKSLTIAAPRDLTEKWLMPRLAEIARADGELRFVLVSADDDVDFTEANLDLAIRWGDGPGEHEGEALESEGMVTVERPGGGIDTRISWPGCLNDPDVSLVRVGDAGLAIDAAAQGLGRATVPELLASADLASGRVVRIGEPRPSALGYWIVAPLPQWRQKKVRSLVDALTA, from the coding sequence ATGAAGCGGACGCACCTTCCGCTCAACGGTTTGCGCGTGCTCGACGCGGCCGCGCGGCACCTGTCCTTCACCCGCGCCGCCGACGAGCTTGCCGTCACGCCGGCGGCGGTCGGCCAGCAGATTCGGGCGCTGGAGGATACGCTCGGCGTCGTGCTGTTTCGTCGCACCACCAAGGGCCTTGAACTGACGCCTGAGGGCGAGGCTGGCCTTGCCGCACTCCGCCACGGCTTCCTCCAGTTCGAAGAGGCGGTCCGCGCGATGCAGGCGGGGCAGACGTCGAAGTCGCTGACCATCGCCGCCCCGCGCGACCTGACCGAGAAATGGCTGATGCCGCGTCTGGCCGAAATCGCGCGCGCCGATGGCGAGCTTCGCTTCGTCCTCGTCTCCGCCGATGATGATGTCGATTTCACCGAGGCGAATCTCGATCTCGCGATCCGCTGGGGCGACGGCCCGGGGGAGCATGAGGGCGAGGCGCTCGAATCCGAAGGAATGGTGACGGTGGAGCGTCCTGGCGGCGGGATCGACACGCGCATCTCCTGGCCGGGTTGTCTCAACGATCCGGACGTCTCGCTTGTCCGTGTCGGCGACGCGGGCCTCGCGATAGACGCTGCCGCGCAGGGGCTGGGGCGCGCAACGGTGCCCGAGCTTCTTGCTTCGGCCGATCTGGCGTCGGGCCGCGTCGTCCGGATCGGCGAACCGCGACCGTCGGCGCTGGGCTATTGGATCGTCGCCCCGCTGCCGCAATGGCGCCAGAAGAAGGTACGCTCGCTGGTCGACGCGCTGACCGCGTGA
- a CDS encoding GNAT family protein, protein MSESFVSERLAMRPQRLEDAEALHEGYRDEALMRYWSSAPHASLAETSDYLAKGIEDTDWRGWVITLRESGDVIGTLAAMPHREGVTEVGYLLLRRFWGHGYAREAVARLLDLLLREEGDRRVMADADPENDASNALLKDLGFTLEGRLRGEWETHIGVRDSLIWGLLAEEWKAR, encoded by the coding sequence GTGAGCGAGAGCTTCGTCAGCGAGCGGCTCGCCATGCGACCGCAGCGTCTCGAGGATGCCGAAGCCCTGCACGAAGGGTATCGGGACGAGGCGCTCATGCGCTACTGGTCGAGCGCGCCGCATGCCAGCCTGGCGGAAACGTCCGACTATCTTGCCAAGGGTATCGAGGATACGGACTGGCGCGGTTGGGTGATCACGCTGCGGGAGAGCGGGGACGTGATCGGCACGCTGGCAGCCATGCCGCACCGTGAGGGCGTGACCGAGGTCGGTTATCTGCTTCTGCGGCGGTTCTGGGGACATGGCTATGCCCGCGAGGCAGTCGCCCGGCTGCTCGATCTGCTCCTCCGGGAGGAAGGCGATCGCCGCGTGATGGCGGATGCTGATCCGGAGAATGATGCGTCCAATGCGCTGCTGAAGGATCTCGGCTTCACGCTCGAAGGCCGGCTGCGCGGCGAATGGGAAACCCATATCGGTGTCCGCGACAGCCTGATCTGGGGCCTGCTGGCCGAGGAGTGGAAGGCCCGATGA
- a CDS encoding winged helix-turn-helix domain-containing protein, giving the protein MVSADRIDLAHELAFALGALSVEPGTREIVGTDGTREVVEPRVMQVLVALARAKGATLSRDDLTRSCWDGRVVGEDAINRVISRLRRLAEGIGGGRFRIETVTKVGYRLIVEGGRPESLSVPTMEGVRPSSPRLPTRRAIIAGAAGASVAAAGGILWWRHGASGAAAPAIVAPFMQQANMAMSHGDPEGITQAIGLFRRAVEIRPDYADGWGALAGAYAAAARTRPSEYIASMEERARAAAERALSLDPGNAYAKVALIALKPRIGNWRSAEQVLRQAMADHPDSEVFMGTLSSLLSSVGRMTEAAILSDRIARIAAPSPGFSYSRVQLLWAAGRLEEADRAMDDAFALYPMHYAVWFTRFQLLTYTGRAREAIAFGEERGGRPTGIPEGNFDLVLASARAIASGARTDIDAAIEMNMAAARRAAGQAENTIQFAGAVGRLDDAFTLADAYFFGRGFRVGDVRFTEQQGGYTRPADRRTVPLFMPTTGAMRADPRFERLATEIGLTRYWAQSGIRPDYKKAR; this is encoded by the coding sequence TTGGTTTCAGCCGATCGAATCGACCTGGCACATGAGCTGGCATTTGCGCTCGGCGCTCTTTCCGTCGAGCCGGGCACGCGCGAGATCGTGGGAACAGACGGCACACGCGAAGTGGTCGAGCCCCGCGTGATGCAGGTGCTCGTCGCCCTCGCACGGGCGAAGGGAGCGACACTCTCGCGTGACGACCTGACCCGGAGCTGCTGGGACGGGCGCGTCGTCGGCGAAGATGCGATCAACCGGGTGATCTCCCGGCTGCGACGCCTTGCCGAAGGCATCGGCGGGGGCCGATTCCGCATCGAGACCGTGACCAAGGTCGGTTATCGCCTGATCGTCGAAGGCGGACGCCCTGAAAGCCTGTCGGTGCCCACAATGGAGGGGGTCCGGCCGTCGAGCCCTCGATTGCCGACGCGACGCGCGATCATCGCCGGCGCGGCAGGTGCTTCTGTCGCTGCGGCAGGCGGTATCCTGTGGTGGCGCCACGGAGCGTCCGGTGCTGCCGCGCCGGCCATCGTGGCGCCGTTCATGCAGCAGGCGAACATGGCGATGAGCCACGGCGATCCCGAAGGGATCACCCAGGCAATCGGCCTGTTTCGCCGGGCAGTCGAGATACGGCCCGATTATGCCGATGGTTGGGGCGCCCTCGCAGGCGCCTATGCGGCTGCGGCGCGAACGCGGCCCTCGGAATATATCGCCAGCATGGAAGAACGCGCCCGCGCCGCTGCCGAGCGCGCGCTTTCGCTCGACCCCGGCAATGCCTATGCCAAGGTTGCCTTGATCGCGCTCAAGCCGCGCATCGGCAACTGGCGGTCCGCCGAACAGGTGCTGAGGCAGGCAATGGCCGATCACCCGGATAGCGAAGTGTTCATGGGCACACTGTCGAGCCTCCTTTCCTCCGTGGGACGCATGACCGAGGCCGCTATCCTGTCAGATCGGATTGCCAGGATCGCGGCGCCATCGCCCGGGTTCAGCTATTCGCGCGTTCAGCTGTTGTGGGCGGCGGGGCGGCTCGAAGAGGCCGATCGCGCGATGGACGATGCCTTCGCGCTATACCCGATGCACTATGCGGTCTGGTTCACACGCTTTCAGCTGCTGACCTATACCGGCCGCGCGCGCGAGGCGATCGCCTTTGGCGAGGAACGCGGCGGACGCCCGACCGGCATTCCCGAGGGCAATTTCGACCTGGTGCTTGCCAGCGCCCGGGCCATTGCGAGCGGCGCCAGGACCGATATCGACGCCGCGATAGAGATGAACATGGCGGCGGCGCGCAGGGCAGCAGGCCAGGCGGAGAACACGATCCAGTTCGCCGGTGCGGTCGGACGGCTCGATGATGCCTTCACCCTGGCCGACGCCTATTTCTTCGGTCGCGGATTCCGGGTGGGCGATGTGCGCTTCACGGAGCAGCAGGGCGGCTATACCCGCCCCGCCGATCGCCGCACCGTCCCGCTGTTCATGCCCACCACCGGGGCGATGCGCGCCGATCCGCGTTTCGAGCGGCTCGCAACCGAAATCGGCCTGACGCGATACTGGGCCCAGTCCGGCATTCGACCGGACTATAAGAAGGCCCGCTGA